In Schizosaccharomyces osmophilus chromosome 1, complete sequence, the genomic window GTAAAACTTTCTCAGAAAGAGTGGAATAAGCAAGCTCTATGCTTCTAAGACGAGCTTCAGTAGAGTTATCTGTAATCGGAGAAGGCTCAGTTCTCTCATCCGAGTAGGTGGTCATGCTTTCATCCGagaaactttttgtttcatccaTACTACTTCTCGAAGTTGGTGGGATACTTGCAGGTTTTTGTAAATGAGAAGATGCTGAAACGGAACGCTTATACACTGAGTTTCCCACTGGTCTAGAGGCATTTGGTCTTCCCGAAGAAGCAGGAGCTCTTGTCTTTATAGCAGGAAGAGACGTCTTTCCAGCACTTGCTGGAGGAGCCATCTTGCTAGGCAATTTGGTTGGCTTTATTAGATTTGCTTCATTGATCAATGTAGAAAGGGATGCTCTTGGTTTCAGAATACGAGATGATAAATTGGTTTTTACCGATGGAGGAGGGATATGAGAGTCAAATTCCTTTATTCCATTGCGCGCTGGCGACAATGATTTTGTAGAAGTTGGTATACGTGACTATACAAAAGGTTAACAAATagacttttatttttaatgtTTCAACTTACTTGTAAACCTGTACTTCTATTTTCCTCCATAATTTTTCCGCCTTAGAGGTATAGGATAACACTGCATGTATTATGGAGTAAGTACGTGTTCAAAGCATGTTGGAAAACAGATTCGTTGAAAGTATAAGGTAATTATATAACAAATatcaacaaagaaatatttttttactatCAAAATAAGTACaaatttctgcttttgaCGCGAGTTCTCTTCATACAATAATTAACACGCGTAGCGTCCATACAATGAATGCCTCAATTTTAAACTTAAATGATCCCATTAATCTATATTACCTCTAgtattaaataaaaaattccaattattgttttgatAAATCTTGATATTTTAGGAAATGATAGTCTACATTGTCAGTTAGTAGCAGCATCCATCGAGTCGCACATGGTCATAAACAAGGAACCAACGACATCCTCTAATCATCCTTATTTAAGAAGCATCTGCTTTAATATTTCGGTATCCTTAATATGCTGCAGCCACAGCTTGTTTCCTACTATCACTAACAGCATACAAAGTATTATTCGACTTAAAAACTGCTTGGATTTCACTGAATGGAGATTGGACAGGTATCAAGTCTATCACATGCCcaaacttttccaaagctAGCCTCACTTCATCTTCGACGGTTTCATCAATGTATGCAATATTAGGCATCAACTGATGATGAAACCTGGGACTCTCAATAGAATCCAATAAAGACTTATTCCAtttgtatttctttattattgTATCCAAAACGGCAGTGACAATTCGGCTACCACCACTTCCACCCAAAACCATTTCAACGCTTCCGTTATTTACAAGAATGGTAGGAACAGCAGAACTCTGCGGCCTTTTTCCAGGttgaataaaattataAGGGGACGGACTTAGCCCAAAAGCATTAATAATTCCGGGACTAGCAAAATCATCCATATGGTCATTGAAAATGATACCAGTTCCGGGTTCCATAATCTGGGctccaaaaagaagattgatAGAAGCTGTCAAACCAACAGCCATACCGTCTTGGTCAATCACTGAAAGATGCGTGGTACCATGGTTTTGAGGGAAATCGTATTCAGCATGGTAATGGGTGAAATCATAAGTGCGGTCTAGGGATATGTCTTCGCGAATATCATCCGCATGCCTCTTGGAAAGAAGCTGCATAACGTGTTTGGAATTGTCAAAGAAAGTTGGATCTCCCAACAATGTACGGCCAGCAGACATCCACTTCATAGTCTCAATTAATTGATGAAGACCCAGGTCAGTAATCTCGCATCCTAGAATGGAATCTCCCTGAGAGAAATTTACCTCAGAAAGTATGTTTAGGCCCAAAATTAAAACTTCACCACTACAAGGAGCACCACAGGTGATAACTTCACGGCCTTCAAAGCTCCCATAAACTGGGTTTTCCACATTTACCGAAAAGTTAGCCATATCCTCCATTGTGAGAATACCACCTTCCGCTTGAACAAAATCTACTAATCGTTTAGCGATGCTGCCTTTATAAAAGACTTCGGCACCATATTTACTAATTTCTTCAAGAGTTGCAGCAAGAGTTGGACGGTAGAATTTTTCTCCAGCCCTCAAGAAACGCCCATTGGGGGCATACACTTTGGACCAAGTAGGATGAGTTCTGAAATAATCAAATTCCGGACGACGAAGACGTGAAGCCAATTCTTTTGGCATAGGCATTCCATATTTCATAAGGTGGATTGTAGGCTCCAAGAGTTTAGCCCAAGGGAGTTTACCGTACAACTTCCATGCTACTTCGTAGCCGGCAACTTCTCCCGGAACAGCCACAGATAATCCACCAACTTGGGAGACTTTTGAGTTTCCATGAAACATGTCTTTATGAGAACCAGACGGTGCTGTCTCTCTAAAATTTAGCGAATGAGCTGTTCCATTAGGATGTCGAATTAGCATAAAGCCTCCGCCACCGATTCCACTGGAGAAAGAATTCACAGCTCCAATACAAATACCACTAGCAATAGCTGCATCCACAGCATTACCACCAGCTTTCAAGATCTCAGTTCCAACCACAGAGCATGTGTGTTCTTCCGTAGCGACTGCACCATTCCTTCCCTCAATAACAGTTTGGTAAtctcctttatttttatatctATATTTATGAGAAGCTTTCTTGCTAAGTGGGTAAATCTGATCAAAATGTACAGGCcaaattttcaatgaaaaaatagCAGCAAGCAAGACTATGATAATAGCCAACAGGGATGGACGAGAAGACCTTTCTAaagaatttgtttcatccTTATTAGAGACTTTCGATGAAGAACGTTGGGACTTTGAGGTTTTCTTGGCTTTCCCAGATAAAATAGACTCATCATATTTTTTCGATGCAGACGATTTTGAAGTCATCGCTTTaacaaatcaaagaaacaacTTGCtaagaagaacaaaaaaagagaaggagTTGAAATATTCTATATTCgtgtttgttttggttttgctttgttttcttggttATTATGCAACCATAAAGGAGAATCACCAAATCTCTGTcgaaagtgaaaaaaaaaggtgtGGGCGTAgatatataaaagaaagaaagaacaagTAAATCCTCTTTTTACATTAAATGATGCATTGAAGTTTAACGTTTCGTCTGTAAACACTTGAGGTGTGGTTAGGCAACGAGTGGTGGTGTAGCAAGTAAAAACAAGTTCGCTTGAGAGCGCTTTCAAAGCTATTTAGCATGCGATTCCTATAAAGAGTTTTCAAGGAAAGCTGagaatagaaaacaaaagcagaagcaaaggaaaaaagtcCCTAGATATATCCATATGCTGTACGCTTTTCTGACGTTCTGTCGATTTTTGAGAAACGAGTTGAGCTAGttacaattttttgaaattgaaaaatgatTCATGATTTTAAAATGCCTTTGGTTTGAAAACGCGGCAGATCAGAAATGAGTCCACTTTTAAAGTTGTGTATGGGTTGTCTAGGTTGTTTAAGTAAAGCAGCAACTGTTGTACTTCAATGGGCATTAACACCGACAACCATTCCTACAGACGGCGTGGTGCgtctttttgtaattttgtGAAAGTTCGCACAAAGCATTCAACCAGCCGCTAACTTTACatgtttccatttttttgttaGACTTGCAATTGTGCAAACAAGTTGGTTGTTTACAAGCTGCGAATTCCTCTGTCATGTAGCTACGCTTTCGTATCAACATAGAAAGCATTTTGTCacgaaataaaataaataaacaaattcattATCAATACGGAATGGtataaaaagagaaaaaaaagagcatTCATGGATTTCCAAGGGCCCATTTACCCGTTATTTTGGCTGTTATAATGTTAAAAGGACCTTGCTAATGAATTGTCCCGGGTAGCTCAATCGGTTAGAGCGTCTGACTCTTACGAAGGTAATCAGAAGGTTGCGAGTTCGATTCTCGCCTTGGGAGCTCCTTTTTGACGACTGCagtcattaaaaattttgaagagtTGATGTGAATTACTTTggtgtttttgaagaatttatGTGGATAAACTAAATTTGCAGCGACTTGGAAGAAACCAGGAACGGtaatttctgtttctgGAATTTACAGTTTCTAGCACGAGGTATGAAGTGAATTTACTTAGATAAAATTACCATAAATTTCTATAAATAAGGAGCCGAGTTGGTaatcatgaaaaagaataaacgAGGCATTTGTTTGGTATAGTACACGAGACAGCACTATCCAGTCCAAAAATATCCCAATGTTTTATATTGTAATACTCTGCTTCCCAATGTTTTCCAGTCGCTAGCCTTAATCCAGAATTCAGAAACAATCCGTAAACGATTGTATATGCAACCACCCTTCCATGCAATAATCTGAGCATCTAATCCACGTGGAGGTGGTAACACAGCAATGTTCGAAATGTTTGCTCGCTTCGATTGCAGCCGCTCTTCTAAAAGATGCGAAAATCCAGGAAACAAGGCACCACCACCAACAACCAAGATACTAGAGTATAGGTTCTTGGCCTGATCACCCAAATTCCCTTCACAAGCGCTGAAAATACTTTGGTTAATGGCATCATCCAAAGGATAAACAAGCTTCT contains:
- the ggt1 gene encoding gamma-glutamyltranspeptidase Ggt1, with the translated sequence MTSKSSASKKYDESILSGKAKKTSKSQRSSSKVSNKDETNSLERSSRPSLLAIIIVLLAAIFSLKIWPVHFDQIYPLSKKASHKYRYKNKGDYQTVIEGRNGAVATEEHTCSVVGTEILKAGGNAVDAAIASGICIGAVNSFSSGIGGGGFMLIRHPNGTAHSLNFRETAPSGSHKDMFHGNSKVSQVGGLSVAVPGEVAGYEVAWKLYGKLPWAKLLEPTIHLMKYGMPMPKELASRLRRPEFDYFRTHPTWSKVYAPNGRFLRAGEKFYRPTLAATLEEISKYGAEVFYKGSIAKRLVDFVQAEGGILTMEDMANFSVNVENPVYGSFEGREVITCGAPCSGEVLILGLNILSEVNFSQGDSILGCEITDLGLHQLIETMKWMSAGRTLLGDPTFFDNSKHVMQLLSKRHADDIREDISLDRTYDFTHYHAEYDFPQNHGTTHLSVIDQDGMAVGLTASINLLFGAQIMEPGTGIIFNDHMDDFASPGIINAFGLSPSPYNFIQPGKRPQSSAVPTILVNNGSVEMVLGGSGGSRIVTAVLDTIIKKYKWNKSLLDSIESPRFHHQLMPNIAYIDETVEDEVRLALEKFGHVIDLIPVQSPFSEIQAVFKSNNTLYAVSDSRKQAVAAAY